In Aspergillus chevalieri M1 DNA, chromosome 7, nearly complete sequence, the sequence TGTCGACCTCATCAGCACCTGGTATCCCCGCATGGCCCAAATGGAGGAGAACAAATTGCACCTGGTTGGCAGTTGGCGCACGCAAGTGGGCGATAACGATACTTTTGGTAAAGCCCTTCTGCCAGGTTTTTGTAGCTCATGGGGGCCACTTTTCGCTAACAAGGCCATACAGTCCACATTTGGGAGTACCAGCGATACGATGGCTACCATTCCTCATTGCACAGCATATCGCAACACCCTGAATTCCCCGAATTCGACCGCAAGCTCAAGAAGCTGATCAAGAGCAAGAAAACATCTCTCATGCAAGAATTCTCTTTCTGGCCCACGACCCCACCCCGCCGCCTGGGAGGTATCTTCGAGCTCCGATCGTACACTCTGCATCCCGGCAACCTCCTTGAATGGGAGACGCATTGGCGACGTGGTCTCACAGCCCGTCGGGAGGTGATGGAAGGTGTGGGTGCATGGTTCGTGCAGATTGGCGACTTGAACACGGTGCACCACTTGTGGCAGTTTGCGAACTTGGAAGAGCGCAAGATCCGTCGGGAGCAGTCGTGGCAGATTGAAGGCTGGGCAGAGACCGTTCACAAGACTGTTCCTCTGATCCAGACCATGCAAAGTCGGATCCTGATCCCGATGCCGTGGAGCCCGGTTGGTTAAATCCGGAGAGTACCATGGGGCGGATCTGGAACACTGGGGCGCTCTCAATTTATTTCTTAGCGCAACCTTATCTCGAACACACCGTGCCCGGGCCCAGGTGCTTCAGCCAATCAACCTCGATTGACTCTGTGGGAGTGATTTTACTCCGTATTGTATATGGAAGCTTGATTGTTTGGGGGTGGCTTCGAAGAGGGATTGGCTGATTGTCGACGACTTTCATGTCTTACATATTCCTGATACCTGGGACATCGGCCATCGTACATATTTTTGGTGTATCACATATGGTGTTTAGTGTTTAGATTCTAGGAATTCAACTGAGAAATGTCTATTTGAATGTTTCAGCGTGACCCGTGCTCATAAGCCTTTCCTGGTCTCCTTTCTTAGCTCCTTTTCTAGCTTAAGCCTTGGCCGCGATGTTTTGCTTCGGAAATCCTTCGTTTCTCCACTCAAGACGTCTTTTCCCCCCGCGAAGATCATGTCTTTTTGATTGTCTCCTCCCCTCTGAAATCAATAACCGATTGCAAACTAAGTCACGCACGTGCGGGTAGAGTCGACAGCGAGAGGACCGAGTGTCTTATGTGCACAGCTCATACGCGCTTTTCGAGGGGTTCGGT encodes:
- a CDS encoding NIPSNAP family protein (COG:S;~EggNog:ENOG410PJ4C;~InterPro:IPR011008,IPR012577;~PFAM:PF07978) — encoded protein: MLASRAVRPASFLARPFSSSAAVFRTPSIRDITADSASEFNARQKEFRENLEVARKRKEQQESQSVDASASSSPSPSPPASRDRFRDEQLKDQSPKRGPLSSLIYGTKEGQQLDKDIERSFSQVLARGKYVHSIVFHEVKPDKVDEYVDLISTWYPRMAQMEENKLHLVGSWRTQVGDNDTFVHIWEYQRYDGYHSSLHSISQHPEFPEFDRKLKKLIKSKKTSLMQEFSFWPTTPPRRLGGIFELRSYTLHPGNLLEWETHWRRGLTARREVMEGVGAWFVQIGDLNTVHHLWQFANLEERKIRREQSWQIEGWAETVHKTVPLIQTMQSRILIPMPWSPVG